CCACCCCCGGCAACAAGCTGCTGCTCGCCGCCTATGGCCGCGCGCTCGCTGACAACGGCAATTCGCAGGCCGCATTCGACGTGCTGAGCCGCGCGCACAGCCCGGACAATCCGGACTGGCGGATATTGTCGGTGCAGGGCACCACGCTCGACAAGCTGAACCGGCACGAGGAAGCGCGGCGCTATTACGCCAGCGCGCTTCGACTGGCTCCGGACGAGCCGTCCGTGCTGTCCAATCTCGGCCTGTCCTACATGCTGACCAAGGAATTGCCGAAGGCGGAGGAGACGCTGCGCCAGGCCTATGCCAGCGCCCGCGCCGACACCCGCATCCGGCAGAACCTGGCGCTGGTCGTCGGCCTGCAGGGCCGCTTCGCGGAGGCGGAGACTATCGTCAAGGCCGACCTGCCGGCCGATGAGGCGGCGGCGAACGTCGCCTATCTCCGCGACATGCTGAGCCGCAAGGACGGTCCGCGGATTTCCTCGCGCGCCGCGCCTGTTGTCGCCAAGGACGATTAGCCGACATGGCGACTTGCCAACTTCCCCTTGAAAAGGGGAGGTTGCTTTGCTCGCGAGAGAAAAGGCGGTGGGGATCTGCTCTCACCGCTTGCAGCGGCGTCCGCCGCTGACCCCCATCCCGACCTTCCCCCTTTCAGGGGGAAGGAGCAGAACCGTAGCCCGGATGAAACGCAGCGCAATCCGGGGCGCTGTAACCGCGGATGGTCCTCTTCCGGATTTCGCTTCGCTTCATCCGGGCTACGCAGTCCAACCTCCCCTTGAAAAGGGGAGGTCGCTTTGCTCGCGAGAGCAAAGCGGGTGGGGATCCGATCTCTCCGCAAACTCCGTCGTTTGCCGCTGACCCTCATCCCGACTTTCCCCTTTCCGGGGAAAGGGAAGGCCGCCGGCGCAGTGCGCGGGCTCAATGCATCGTGGCGATCTTGATGTAGGACGGCCCGAGGATCACGATGAACAGGCAGGGCAGGAAGAACAGGATCATCGGCACGGTCAGCTTGGGCGGCAGTGCCGCCGCCTTCTTCTCGGCCTCGTTCATCCGCATATCGCGATTTTCCTGCGCCATCACGCGCAGGCTCTGGCCGAGCGGGGTGCCGTAGCGTTCGGATTGCTGCAAGGCCATGCAGACCGATTTCACGCCTTCGAGCCCGGTGCGGCGCGCCAGGTTCTCGTAGGCGGACTTGCGGTCCTGCAAATAGGACAGCTCGGCGGTCGTCAGGGCGAACTCTTCCGACAGCGCGATCGACTGGCCGGCGATCTCGTTGGCCACCTTCCGGAACGCGACCTCGACCGACATGCCCGACTCGATGCAGATCAGCAGCAGGTCGAGCGAATCAGGGAAGGCGCGCTTGATCTGGAGTTGGCGCTTGGAGATCGCGTTCTTCAGGAACAGCATCGGCGCCTGGAGGCCGGCATAGGCCGCACCGACGCAAATGCCGATCTTGAGCGTGAGCGACCAGTTCGCGCCGGCGATGAAGAACGTATAGATGATGGCGCCGAGCAGCAGCACGATCGGTGTCACGGCGCGGGCGAACAGGAAGGTGACGTAGGGCGCGTGGCCGCGATAGCCCGCCATCACGAGCTTCTCGAGCGCCGCTTCCTGGGCGAGCCATTTCGTGAGGTTGAGATCGTCCACCACCCTGGAGACGACCTGCTTCGGGGTCTGCCGCAGCGCCACCTTCTCGGTCTTGGAGAGACGTTCGCGCTCGCGCTGCCGGAGGCGCTCGCGCTCGCTGGCGACGGCCTTCATGCGCTTGTTGAGGTCGCCGCCGGCGAGCAGCGGCATCACCAGCGTGTAGACCGTCGCGCTTGCCGCGAAAAAGGCAAGCAGCATGGTCATGAACCTGACGTCGTGGAGCTTGGCGATCAGAATATCAATCATGCTGCACCGTCAGAAATCGAAGTTGATCATCTTCTTCATCACCAGCACGCCGCAGGTCATCCAGAGGGCGCAGCCAACCAGCATGAGCTGGCCCATCGAGTTGGTCCACAGCAGGGCGATGTAGTCCGGCGTCGTGAGGAACACGAGGATCATCACGATCGGCGGCAGCGAGCCGATGATCGCGGCGGAAGCCTTCGCTTCCATCGACATCGCCTGGATCTTCTCGGCCATCTTCTTGCGGTCGCGCAGCACCCGCGACAGGTTGCCGAGCGCTTCCGACAGATTGCCGCCGGACTTCTGCTGGATCGCGATCACGATGCCGAAGAAATTCGCCTCCGGCAGCGGCATGCGTTCGTAGAGCCGCGCGCAGGCCTCGCCGAGCGGCATGCCGATCGCCTGGGTCTCGATGATCGCAAGAAACTCGCTGCGCAGCGGCTCGGGTGCGTCGTTGACGACCGCCTTGAGCGATTCGAACAGCGGCAGGCCGGCCTTGATGCCGCGCACGATGACGTCGACGGCGTCGGGCAGCGACTTCAGGAAGGCCTTTTCCCGCCGCTTCTTCAGGAAGCCGAGCAGCCAGCGCGGCAGGCCGAGACCCATGGCAAAGCCGATGCCGGCGGCACCGAGCAGGCCTCCGCCGACCATGAACGCCACGGCGAACCCGAACAGGCCGAGCCCGCCGGAGATCATCCAGAATTTCTGCTCGGACCACTCCAGTCCGGCCTGCGAGATGCGCAGGCCGAGCGGGACTTTCTTGTCCTTCTGCCGCCGTGCCTCGAGCTCCTTCAGCGATCCTTCGACCTGCTCGCGGCGGGAGCGCTGGGTGCGGTCGGTGCTTCGCGTCGTCGACGGTTCGCTGCGCGCCACCGATGCGCGGCGCGACTCGGCCTTCTTCTCTCCCGAGAGGTAGGGATAGAGGAAGACCCAGGCGATGCCGCCCACGGTGGTGGCGGCGAGGAAGGCCAGGGCGAGGGTTTGCGTCTGCATCCTGCGTTCCCCTAGACCGGCGCCGGCGAGTCGGAGGCGTCCAGCGCCGCCGCAAGCCGCTTCTCTTCATTGTAGTAGCGCGCACGCTCCCAGAAGCGCGGCCGGCCGATGCCGGTCGAGCGGTGCTTGCCGATGATCTTGCCGTTGGCGTCTTCCCCGACCACGTCGTAGAGGAAGATGTCCTGCGTGATGATGGTGTCGCCTTCCATGCCCATC
This Bradyrhizobium sp. CCBAU 53421 DNA region includes the following protein-coding sequences:
- a CDS encoding type II secretion system F family protein, whose translation is MQTQTLALAFLAATTVGGIAWVFLYPYLSGEKKAESRRASVARSEPSTTRSTDRTQRSRREQVEGSLKELEARRQKDKKVPLGLRISQAGLEWSEQKFWMISGGLGLFGFAVAFMVGGGLLGAAGIGFAMGLGLPRWLLGFLKKRREKAFLKSLPDAVDVIVRGIKAGLPLFESLKAVVNDAPEPLRSEFLAIIETQAIGMPLGEACARLYERMPLPEANFFGIVIAIQQKSGGNLSEALGNLSRVLRDRKKMAEKIQAMSMEAKASAAIIGSLPPIVMILVFLTTPDYIALLWTNSMGQLMLVGCALWMTCGVLVMKKMINFDF
- a CDS encoding type II secretion system F family protein is translated as MIDILIAKLHDVRFMTMLLAFFAASATVYTLVMPLLAGGDLNKRMKAVASERERLRQRERERLSKTEKVALRQTPKQVVSRVVDDLNLTKWLAQEAALEKLVMAGYRGHAPYVTFLFARAVTPIVLLLGAIIYTFFIAGANWSLTLKIGICVGAAYAGLQAPMLFLKNAISKRQLQIKRAFPDSLDLLLICIESGMSVEVAFRKVANEIAGQSIALSEEFALTTAELSYLQDRKSAYENLARRTGLEGVKSVCMALQQSERYGTPLGQSLRVMAQENRDMRMNEAEKKAAALPPKLTVPMILFFLPCLFIVILGPSYIKIATMH
- a CDS encoding tetratricopeptide repeat protein, coding for MRRQSILTRHLASAALVAVLAAGLGGCQTMSDVTGSIASRSDPVPDDPRRNIEVYGERYRKNPKDVDAAIAYGQALRVSGQRSQACAVLEQATLATPGNKLLLAAYGRALADNGNSQAAFDVLSRAHSPDNPDWRILSVQGTTLDKLNRHEEARRYYASALRLAPDEPSVLSNLGLSYMLTKELPKAEETLRQAYASARADTRIRQNLALVVGLQGRFAEAETIVKADLPADEAAANVAYLRDMLSRKDGPRISSRAAPVVAKDD